In Candidatus Promineifilum breve, one genomic interval encodes:
- a CDS encoding class I SAM-dependent rRNA methyltransferase: MESPTITLTLKEGRDKPVRQRHPWIFSGAIARLTGQPAPGDLVTVADHRGQRLATAYYNAQSQIQARILSWNPDEPIDDDFWRGRLRQAIMGRASAGEQGSRGAGANELLTTDHRPLTTALRLVNAEADRLPGLVVDRYGDYLVMQCLTLGIDRRKEMITRLLVELLQPAGILERSDVDVRGKEGLRPLVELRYGEVPPEITIRENGFAFLVDVHHGHKTGFYLDQRDNRAIVGQPALMAGRDVLNVFAYTGAFGVYAAAAGARSVVQIDSSAPALEMAERHMALNNLARPEDEYIAGDAFEVLRYFRETGRQFDAVILDPPKFAHTQGQVDRAARGYKDLNWLALRLLRPEGVLATFSCSGLVSADLFQKIVFGAAVDAGRDAQIVQHLGQAADHPVLLSFPESAYLKGLLCRAL; this comes from the coding sequence ATGGAATCGCCAACCATCACCCTAACCTTAAAGGAAGGCCGCGACAAACCCGTCCGCCAGCGCCATCCGTGGATTTTCTCCGGGGCCATCGCCCGGCTGACGGGCCAACCCGCGCCCGGCGATCTGGTGACCGTCGCCGACCACCGCGGCCAGCGGCTGGCGACGGCCTATTACAATGCCCAATCGCAGATTCAGGCCCGTATCCTCTCCTGGAATCCGGATGAGCCAATCGATGATGACTTCTGGCGCGGCCGGCTGCGGCAGGCGATTATGGGACGGGCAAGCGCAGGGGAGCAGGGGAGCAGGGGAGCAGGGGCGAACGAGTTACTGACCACTGACCACCGACCACTGACCACAGCTCTTCGCCTCGTCAACGCCGAAGCCGACCGCCTGCCCGGCCTCGTGGTCGACCGCTACGGCGACTATCTCGTCATGCAATGCCTGACGCTGGGCATCGACCGGCGCAAGGAAATGATCACCCGCCTGCTGGTCGAATTGCTGCAACCGGCGGGCATTCTGGAGCGGTCGGACGTGGACGTGCGCGGCAAGGAGGGGCTACGGCCGCTGGTCGAACTGCGCTACGGAGAAGTCCCGCCGGAGATCACCATCCGCGAGAACGGCTTCGCCTTCCTGGTCGATGTCCACCACGGCCACAAGACCGGCTTCTACCTTGATCAGCGCGACAACCGGGCCATCGTCGGGCAACCGGCATTGATGGCCGGGCGCGACGTGCTCAACGTCTTCGCCTACACCGGCGCGTTCGGCGTCTATGCCGCCGCGGCCGGGGCGCGCTCGGTCGTCCAGATCGATAGCTCGGCCCCGGCGCTGGAGATGGCCGAGCGCCACATGGCCCTCAACAATCTGGCCCGGCCGGAAGACGAATACATCGCCGGCGACGCCTTCGAAGTCTTGCGCTACTTCCGCGAGACGGGCCGCCAGTTCGACGCCGTCATCCTCGACCCGCCCAAATTCGCCCACACCCAGGGTCAGGTCGACCGCGCCGCCCGCGGCTACAAGGATTTGAACTGGCTGGCATTGCGCCTGTTGCGACCCGAGGGCGTACTGGCGACCTTCTCCTGCTCCGGGCTGGTCAGCGCCGACCTGTTCCAGAAGATCGTCTTCGGCGCGGCGGTCGATGCCGGGCGCGACGCGCAGATCGTCCAGCATCTGGGCCAGGCGGCCGACCACCCGGTGCTGCTGTCCTTCCCGGAGTCGGCCTATCTGAAGGGGCTGCTGTGCCGGGCGCTCTAA
- a CDS encoding ArnT family glycosyltransferase, with product METNPNPPRAVSGERGRRVPLASSRVISTALLGGVLALALLLRVWLLGHDLPYMHHPDEPSYVAIGQTIFKTGDLNPHFFAYPSLTFYLNALAHAPYYALGRALGVFAARTDILLPTSLVMGTNYAPMPTAVLLSRGVTVAAGVGAVLLVYLIGRRLTGRRAVGLTAALLLALSPTHVYHSRIVTPDAFVTFFALLTLLMAVHVFQGGRTWAYVAAGIAVGLTASAKYNGALVAVVVPAAHFLRVGWAGWRDYRLYLAGVLSVLAFAATTPYALLDYPAFLEGMRFEAQHYATGHTGMEGAPAGWYASFLWATTGPLVVLALVQIGRGLLARSRPILLLSAFPLTYFLFITRFTVRNDRTILPLLPFLFLLAAWLLLDTWAATRKLSPNARRWAAVAWGLALLILVAWPARQVAAFVGDLHAPQVRAEAALWLADHAPAGARIALESYAPYVDPARYDVTAVHELIENPPQWYVDEGFDYLIASSGLYGRYFMAPQEHPDEVALYNALFDRFPLIQRFDSGRLEIRIYRVTP from the coding sequence TTGGAAACAAACCCGAACCCGCCGCGGGCGGTGAGCGGCGAACGCGGGCGGCGGGTTCCACTGGCGTCGTCGCGGGTCATCTCGACCGCACTGCTGGGCGGCGTCCTGGCGCTGGCGCTGCTGCTGCGGGTGTGGCTGCTGGGCCACGACCTGCCCTACATGCACCACCCCGATGAACCAAGCTACGTCGCCATCGGCCAGACCATCTTCAAGACGGGCGATCTCAACCCCCACTTCTTCGCCTATCCCAGCCTGACGTTCTACCTGAACGCCCTGGCCCACGCACCCTACTACGCTCTGGGCCGGGCGCTGGGCGTCTTCGCCGCGCGGACCGACATCCTGCTGCCCACATCGCTGGTCATGGGGACCAACTACGCGCCGATGCCCACAGCCGTGCTGCTGAGTCGCGGCGTGACGGTCGCTGCCGGCGTCGGCGCGGTGTTGCTGGTCTATCTCATCGGCCGCCGTCTGACCGGGCGGCGCGCGGTTGGGCTGACGGCGGCGCTCTTGCTGGCCCTCTCGCCCACCCACGTCTACCACAGCCGCATCGTCACCCCCGACGCCTTCGTCACCTTCTTCGCCCTGCTGACCTTGCTCATGGCCGTCCACGTCTTTCAGGGTGGGCGGACGTGGGCTTACGTGGCCGCGGGCATCGCCGTCGGTCTGACGGCATCGGCCAAATACAACGGCGCGCTGGTCGCCGTCGTCGTACCGGCGGCCCATTTCCTGCGCGTCGGCTGGGCCGGTTGGCGCGACTACCGGCTCTATCTGGCCGGCGTGCTCAGTGTCCTGGCTTTCGCCGCGACGACGCCTTACGCCCTGCTCGACTACCCCGCCTTCCTCGAGGGGATGCGCTTCGAGGCCCAGCACTACGCGACCGGCCACACCGGCATGGAAGGCGCGCCCGCCGGCTGGTACGCGAGCTTCCTGTGGGCCACGACCGGGCCGCTGGTCGTGCTGGCCCTCGTCCAGATCGGCCGTGGCCTGCTGGCCCGTTCGCGGCCGATCCTGCTGCTGAGCGCCTTCCCGCTGACCTATTTCCTGTTCATCACCCGCTTCACCGTGCGCAACGACCGCACCATCCTGCCGCTGCTGCCGTTCCTCTTTCTGCTGGCGGCCTGGCTGCTGCTGGATACCTGGGCGGCGACGCGAAAACTGTCGCCCAACGCGCGGCGTTGGGCGGCCGTCGCCTGGGGGCTGGCGCTGCTCATACTCGTGGCCTGGCCGGCGCGACAGGTGGCCGCCTTTGTCGGCGACCTCCATGCGCCACAGGTGCGCGCCGAGGCGGCCCTATGGCTGGCCGACCACGCGCCAGCGGGGGCGCGCATCGCCCTCGAATCCTACGCCCCCTACGTCGATCCGGCCCGCTATGACGTGACCGCCGTCCACGAACTGATCGAGAATCCGCCGCAGTGGTACGTCGATGAGGGCTTCGACTATCTGATCGCCAGCAGCGGGTTATACGGCCGTTACTTCATGGCCCCCCAGGAACACCCGGACGAGGTCGCCCTCTACAACGCCCTCTTTGACCGCTTCCCCCTCATCCAACGGTTCGATTCGGGCCGGTTGGAGATTCGGATTTACCGGGTGACGCCCTAG
- a CDS encoding DMT family transporter, giving the protein MRANLLLLLAAFIWGFSFVAQRTGMAHLGPFAFNAVRFLLGGLVLLPLMGLFDRQRQRVGLAVVPLRDRRLLRGGAVVGLLLFGGATLQQAGIVFTTAGKAGFITSLYVVLVPLLGLLVGHRPSAAVWVGAVLAAAGLYFLTIEGAFGMAWGDLLVLVGAFVWAIHFLVLGHFSPQTDTIKLSFLQFMVCAALSAVAALLFETSAIADFRAALIPILYSGILSVGLGYTLQVVALGNARPADAAILLSLEAVFAVFAGWLLLGEQLTSRAFLGCVLMLAGILISQLFGEAEAQGSRGAGEQG; this is encoded by the coding sequence CTGCGCGCCAATCTGCTCCTGTTGCTGGCGGCCTTCATCTGGGGCTTTTCCTTCGTCGCCCAGCGCACGGGCATGGCCCACCTCGGCCCGTTCGCCTTCAACGCCGTGCGCTTCCTGCTGGGCGGCCTGGTCTTGCTGCCGCTGATGGGGCTATTCGACCGCCAGCGGCAACGGGTTGGCCTGGCTGTCGTCCCGCTGCGCGACCGGCGGCTGCTGCGCGGCGGCGCGGTGGTCGGGCTGCTGCTCTTTGGCGGGGCCACGCTGCAACAGGCGGGCATCGTCTTCACCACGGCGGGCAAGGCCGGCTTCATCACCAGCCTCTACGTCGTGCTCGTGCCGCTGCTGGGGTTGCTTGTGGGGCATCGCCCTTCGGCCGCCGTGTGGGTTGGGGCGGTGCTGGCCGCCGCCGGTCTCTACTTCCTGACCATCGAGGGCGCGTTCGGCATGGCCTGGGGCGACCTGCTGGTACTGGTGGGGGCGTTCGTGTGGGCCATCCATTTCCTGGTTCTCGGCCATTTCTCGCCCCAGACCGACACCATCAAGCTCTCCTTTCTGCAATTCATGGTCTGCGCCGCTCTCAGCGCCGTGGCCGCGCTGCTCTTCGAGACCAGCGCCATCGCCGACTTCCGGGCCGCATTGATCCCTATTCTCTACTCCGGCATCCTGTCCGTGGGCCTCGGCTATACCTTGCAGGTCGTGGCCCTGGGCAACGCACGCCCGGCCGACGCGGCCATCCTGCTCAGCCTGGAAGCCGTCTTTGCCGTTTTCGCCGGTTGGCTGCTGCTGGGTGAGCAATTGACCAGCCGTGCCTTCCTGGGCTGCGTGTTGATGTTGGCCGGTATCCTGATCTCGCAACTGTTCGGCGAGGCCGAGGCGCAGGGGAGCAGGGGGGCAGGGGAGCAGGGGTGA
- a CDS encoding glycosyltransferase family 2 protein, with product MNVAIIIPSLNAPTLARALAALAAQTDTPDEIIVVGRDEAGTLAAFPTVRFIDTGAPVCAARARNLGMAAATGELLLLLDADCVPRPDWLARHRARHAAGETVVGGAVELRGSNYWAQSDNVSMFHEFVPGLPPGPRLLLPTLNLSLRREVFESVGGMDESFPGAAAEDADWTIRIRRGGRRLWFDPAAVVAHAPARTTPRDVVRHWRNLGHNAVRVRLRYPTEFGTPGGARRAWWWRLLSPLIAARVTAGVYAKRPLWPHWPSLPVVYATKIIYCLGAARAIDSGFATQ from the coding sequence ATGAACGTCGCCATCATCATCCCCAGCCTTAACGCGCCGACGCTGGCGCGGGCGTTGGCCGCCCTGGCCGCGCAGACCGACACGCCGGACGAGATCATCGTCGTCGGCCGCGACGAGGCCGGGACATTGGCCGCCTTCCCCACCGTGCGCTTCATCGACACCGGCGCGCCGGTCTGCGCCGCGCGGGCGCGCAACCTGGGCATGGCCGCGGCCACGGGCGAGCTGCTGCTGTTGCTCGACGCCGATTGCGTCCCCCGGCCCGACTGGCTGGCCCGCCACCGCGCGCGCCACGCCGCCGGGGAAACGGTCGTCGGCGGGGCGGTCGAATTGCGCGGCAGCAACTATTGGGCGCAGAGCGACAACGTGTCCATGTTCCACGAGTTCGTGCCCGGCCTGCCGCCCGGCCCGCGCCTGTTGCTGCCCACGCTCAACCTGAGTCTGCGGCGTGAGGTGTTCGAGAGTGTCGGTGGGATGGATGAATCATTTCCCGGCGCGGCGGCCGAGGATGCCGACTGGACCATCCGCATCCGGCGCGGCGGCCGGCGGCTGTGGTTCGACCCGGCGGCGGTGGTGGCCCACGCCCCGGCGCGGACGACCCCGCGCGACGTCGTCCGCCACTGGCGCAACCTGGGCCACAACGCCGTGCGCGTGCGGCTGCGCTACCCGACGGAGTTCGGCACGCCGGGCGGGGCGCGCCGGGCGTGGTGGTGGCGGCTGCTGTCGCCGCTCATCGCCGCGCGGGTCACGGCCGGCGTCTACGCCAAGCGGCCCCTGTGGCCCCACTGGCCCAGCCTGCCCGTCGTCTATGCCACCAAGATCATCTACTGCCTCGGCGCGGCGCGGGCCATCGACAGCGGTTTCGCCACCCAATGA